The following nucleotide sequence is from Scleropages formosus chromosome 4, fSclFor1.1, whole genome shotgun sequence.
TATTTGGCAATATGTAGTTCTACAGAGAGCTTATTAAAGCATAAACTGATGTAATTTGCTTCAGCTAGGCAGTGGTGATAACTCTCGTCATATGCATCAgatgtaattgtaatttatattgccagcattttccattttaaggtAGACTAGGTATATTTTATGACACTATGAAAGAGAGAAGTACCTTCTATTATAGATACGGTGTgtgtaaaagaaacaaatataaatacccTGTGTATTCACACAAACATAACTCTTTCCCTGTTCATATTGTGTACTGACTGTGGAATGTGACACTTTCCATTagaatgtgtgcattatttttattttgtgcacataattaaaatatttttgacaaaCTTCTCTTGGAAGACAGCACCTCAAAGGTATAGTACTAAATTTGTATGTATTACAtagatgttaaaataaaatggaatgtTACTTTAATATGTAGTTACTGTAAACTgaagtgaaaaaagtgaatgtaTTTCTCCACtgatatgtatatttatatactgctaaataaatttgcagTCAGTGGTTTAAATGCAGACTGGAATATCTGAGTTGTATTTAAAGGTCGTATTTCTACCTAAGGCTATTACTTGAACCCTCTTAACTATCAACTGATTTAGGCCAGTGGGTAGCTATTAGaccgggggcgcggtggcgcagtgggttggcctgagtcctgctctctggtgggtctggggtttgagtcccacttggggtaccttgcgacagactggcgtcctgtcctgggtgtgtcccctcccccatccagccttgtgccctgagttgccgggttaggctccggttccctgaccccgtatgggacaagcggttcagaaagtgtgtgtgtgtgtgtgtgtgtgtggctattaAGAGTGCTTACCTTACAGgctgcaggactgtggttcagaTTCATCCATGGTTACATAGAATATGCTGATGGGTAAATTGTTAACTGTACATATCTAacaccctgcaatggactggtgtaccctacttaaccttgcaccctgtgcttctagaATAGACTCTGATCTGGACAAGTGGTGGAGAAAGTGAGGGAGTATACTTATCACTCACTATATATTGCCTTGGATAatgctgacagctaaataaagaaaaaaaaaatcaaggctgtAAATATACAATTTATATATTAGTAGTTAAAAAGACCAGTAAAGAGAAGTGATTGCCTTTGACAGGGAATGATTCTAAGTTGGAAAAAAGGAGTCTGAGATGAAGTTTCCACTGATAAGAAGATCTTCATGGCCTAGATATTACAGaaatttcatgtattttattcaGTCTAGATACATgtattgattatttattcaacatttttatttatagtaaaCAGGGGTTTCATTTCCAGCCTTCTGGCTGGTGTTCCACACAAGATGGTAAAAAGTTCTTCTCATGCTGTAATGACACTGCTTAGAAAAATAATAGGTTTTAAATGCCTGTTTCCTGTATCTTTTGGGGTGAGCTCTGATTTGCTTTAACCCTTTAAAGGGAAAACCACTGAACTATGCAGTTCAGCTAAAGTAAATTTCACCCTTCTATCTGTCAAAAACACCtactataaaaatatataaactggGATTAGATCAAAGGTGCATTAAGGTACCCAAATTTGTTACTTTCATTATGTaatgaaagtttttaaaaagcattttaaacatCTCCCCAGCGCATAACTGACAGAAGATGAGTCAATGTTTAACACAATTTAATAAAAGTGTATTAACCCCATCGACAACTAGCCACCATCATTCTCCCAAAGTTGGAGGAACGAAAGGCATTCTTGTACTTCCCCCATGCTCCAAATGGTATAACCAGGGTTGTTACATTGTCCTGTGATCCATATTGCAGTGCCTGTTTAAGACAAACAGAAAAGTGAAGTGATTAATTTGTCATTTGGGCATATGTGTCCTCTGTATTTTACACAGCTATAGGTATGcaatttatattaattacttTTGGAAAGGCAACTTGTCAACCATTGCTACAGCTGTAGTCCCCCAGCCAATAAAAACTTGAGAAAGGGTATTTTTCTCAAGATGAATAACCCTCATTGATCTGTAGGTGGTGCTAAATGTACTAATCTGGGGGCAGATAATTCTGTTTCATGAGGACCACAGAATCTAAGGTTTCTGATGTCACAGAACCTACTGAGGTCATCTTATCTGAATGAATAACCTCGCATTGCTTTTGCATGGTGAAAGTAACAACTGCTCACCAGATAATGAGTCAGTTATTGGGCCAATTAGCCATATTAGCAAAAGGCATGTGGTGTTGTTTTATATCCAAACATTTActttcataattcattttagTGCTGGGTCATGTTGCTAATGGCTGCCCACCTCAATATTGATCGCATGTGTCCAAAGCATATATTGTCATTTAAGTCTGTGTATTACCATATGAGTAAGAGAATCTTCCATTATTGCATAAAACATCAGCCAGTTTTCAGCTATGCAACACATACTTGATCGTTTACAATGTATGCAGCCTCTGATGGGTCCTGGCACTTCTTGATGATCTCACACATTTCCTGGCTGTCCATGATTCCACTCACGCCATCCGTTGTCAGAACGAGAAAGCTGTCGCTGTTGTGGTCCACCTGATGAAGCAACAGCATTTTCAGCATTAGCAAATCAATTAATGATGTGTGAActagaaaaatggaaaaggtcAGTTCCCATACATTCACAGTTGTTATTTCAGGCAGAGCGATGACTCCGTAAGGCTTCACTTGGAAATCACCGATACTTCGAGTCATCGCCAACCTTCCATTGACATAGGGTTCTCCCACACTATTCCACTCAATGAAGCCGCCACACTCTTGAATCCTGAAACATGCAAAGTGTTCATGACAGATTAATTCTGCATCagatgtcattttctttttagttATCTAATGACCATCAGTGTGATCACTCATTCTTGCACGTTCATCAgagtaaatataatgtacaaaaaACTATAACAATACTTTAAAACAGTCCATTTTTAGATGTAAACCCTAAAACCATGTTATGTGTTATAACAGGTAGCAGTATTTTACAAACCAAAGGTAACCATCTGAGCTTCTGTTCTTTTAACCTGAGCATTTCTGGCAGGGAATTTGAGCGATTTTtgtatttagttatttaccaATGTAATCAGCTAGGTAACTTGCTTAAGAGTGCTAGTGTTGgacagggatttaaacctgggttcttcaagGGAAAGTAAGTGGAGCTAAgtattacaccacctgctgcccctaccTTCACCAATGTTCAATTACAGAGctccttcaggttacaagtctgaATCCTCATCCATTAATCCAGCtacctttttttgtttgaaagacTGAAATACTATTATTTGTAGATACATTACATGTGTAATACCTTTGTCTTTCATCTTTCCTCCTGGCATTGTGGTCTTCTGTTAAGCACTCGGCTTTGCCCGCCCGACAAAGGACAGCGCGACTATCTCCCACGGTGGCAACCAAGAGCTCGGTCTCGTTTCGCAACAAGGCTACAGTCGCCGTGGTTCCAGATGACAGGAGCTCTTCTGCGCAAAGAAAGAGACGTGTCGGTTTCTATCAAGTGCGTTTTTAGTCACAATCACATGTATTGCAATTACCACAAAGTACCACTGAGTACTGCAAATTATTACACCACCACTTCAAAACATTATAAGAATTCAGGTTATTCTggattttttcttcctctcataGTACATACTTCCTTCCTGTAGCACTGGATCTGTGtgccatatttaaaaattagaCTTCAGCgttttaaaaattctgcaagTCTTTGCAGTGGACCTTTAGTTGCAGAATTTGAAACTTTAGTACTTTAATATGTACCTGTCCATAAATGTTACCTTGTGGCAATTACAGTGCtaagaatttaattaattattggcACTTTTTGGGGAATTTTGGGTATGGGAAAACAAGAGTCCGTGGCAAACATCCTAGGATCCAGTTGACACTCCTTAGAGAAGAAATCTGAGTATTATGTACTATGTAATATGTACATTACAGTATTCTACTCTGAAAAACTGAGTGAATCTCACCTTCTTCTTCTGTGGTGCTGATGCTCTCAAGAAAATAACTGTCaatttgaatgaatgatttCTTCAGAACTGATTCCAGCTCAGATTCTTGGATTAGATTTCTCCTGTGAGGTAAATCATAGCGAACCTTTGAAAATAACAGTCATTAAGAAGTTTACATGGGACAGTTAA
It contains:
- the LOC108932793 gene encoding protein phosphatase 1K, mitochondrial-like; protein product: MSATAFVLGRHGRAILTRTVRHHQCLGPFAQLSATRDLTMTAVGRRALPRADWDTLGIWLDEPVALPPLSARYTRTSSAVAASATGCASHTGKRRENEDRFAISRLSEDVLLFAIFDGHGGDSAAEFCSKKLPYLIQRNLIQESELESVLKKSFIQIDSYFLESISTTEEEEELLSSGTTATVALLRNETELLVATVGDSRAVLCRAGKAECLTEDHNARRKDERQRIQECGGFIEWNSVGEPYVNGRLAMTRSIGDFQVKPYGVIALPEITTVNVDHNSDSFLVLTTDGVSGIMDSQEMCEIIKKCQDPSEAAYIVNDQALQYGSQDNVTTLVIPFGAWGKYKNAFRSSNFGRMMVASCRWG